In the genome of Raphanus sativus cultivar WK10039 chromosome 9, ASM80110v3, whole genome shotgun sequence, the window aatatcctCCTACCCATCATCTGCGTCACCATTCGTCTgtcacaaccaccaccaccccCTTCCTTTCTCCATTTGCTTTGTCTCCGAGACACGATTCGATCTTCCTCCGTCAAAAAAGTAGCAAACCCATAACGAAAGTCTCGAACTTTCGTATTAGATCCAACATCGTTTTTGATTCTTCGATTCATTTCCCTCCCTTAGGGTTTATTGAATGGGTTCTGGGCTCTCTCTCTTTACCAATGGCTCATCATCGTCTTCTCCGCCGTCTCGTGAACGAGATCTGTTAAAGCCCGGTCTCGGTGATCTGCCCGAAAGCTGCGTGGCGTTGATCCTCGAGAAGCTGGATCCGGTCGAGATCTGCAGGTTCTCGAAGCTGAACGGAGCGTTTCGCAGCGCCTCCTGGGCCGATTTCGTCTGGGAATCGAAGCTTCCTCATGATTACAGGTCGATTCTCGAGAAAATCCTCGGTGGGTTCCCGGAAAAGCTGCGTAAAAGAGACATCTATAACTTTCTCTCTCGTGTTAATTCCTTCGACGACGGCACAAAGGTTCGTCCTTTTTGCCTGAAAAGTTTGTGTCTTGATTCGATTCTctgatgtttatttttttttggtttggtttgcagAAAGCTTGGGTTGATAAACGAACCAGTGATCTCTGTTTGTGCATATCGGTTAAGGGTTTGTCGGTAACCGGGATTGATGATCGGAGATACTGGAATCACATTCCTTCTGATGAATCTCGGTGAGTTTTGTTTTctcacttattttttttttttgaatgaatgttaaatttattcatcaaaaaagccTTACTACAACAAGTGCATACTGTTTAACTTGGGCAACAAGCAATCAAGCtaactaacaaatcaaattaaaaacaatcacAAACTCTACTCCAAAGAACACAACTTCTAAGAAACATCAACTCCAATCCCTTTATCCCCCTCAAACTAACCATGAGACACAAGTTGAGTTTGGGAGTGCTATGAGtttctcctcattaaaaccatcaatagagaaaacccaaatgggacaaaactctattgatggaaaaagagtaagaaaactCATAGCAAGGGGATAGCAAGGGGATAGCAATCTTGATAAGAAAACAGCAACTCCAGCATTTAAAACACACTCTACTACCCAACTCAAAGACCTCACATcgaagataaaaagcttaatgTCTAGCGCTAAACCAGTAGACCATTAACTCCTCCATTCCTTTAACCTTCTTCGACCTCATCAAACTGATTCTGTTCCTTATCCTCTTATCTATCATTCTTTGAAGCACTTGCATTGGAAGAATCTTTTCACCATGTCTGATCCTATTTCTTTCTCTCCAAATCCCATAGATCACTGCTTGAAAAGCATAGCGAAAACAAAACAGTCTCTTCTTCTCCCAAGTCGAGTCACTCAAAAAGAAAAGGACCTCAGACCAAATCTTTGTATAAGAATTTCCCATAATCCCTTTGGCAATGTACTCCCAGAGACTAGAAGTATACGAGCATTCAAAGAATAGATGAGCTCTAGATTCCTGACTTG includes:
- the LOC108828512 gene encoding F-box protein PP2-A11, with product MGSGLSLFTNGSSSSSPPSRERDLLKPGLGDLPESCVALILEKLDPVEICRFSKLNGAFRSASWADFVWESKLPHDYRSILEKILGGFPEKLRKRDIYNFLSRVNSFDDGTKKAWVDKRTSDLCLCISVKGLSVTGIDDRRYWNHIPSDESRFASVAYLQQVWWFQVDGEIEFPFPAGTYSVFFRLHLGKPGKRFGWRVCNNEQIHGWDIKPVQFQIWTEDGQHSSSQCMLTEPGTWSHYHAGDFVVGKSKSSSTKLRFSMTQIDCTHTKGGLCVDSVIVYPSSCKDRLRRF